One window of the Gemmatimonadota bacterium genome contains the following:
- a CDS encoding pyridoxal phosphate-dependent aminotransferase has translation MPFTHIVRALPATVPFVPPEALEREQEQPLALRVGANESNFGISPRARQAMVEAVEQVHWYNDPEGYELRSALAVRHGVAQEEVVLGAGIDELLGLLVRLFAEPGDAVVTSLGAYPTFNYHVEGHGAVLHKVPYRADREDLQALLDKVRQVRPKLIYVANPDNPMGTYQRADELRDFIAGLPPDCVLLLDEAYIDFAPEDALLPLEVERAQVVRLRTFSKAHGMAGARVGYALAHRDVVAALDKVRNHFGVNRIAQAGALASLGDDAFVRSVVRQVEEGRREYAVLAAELGLQTVPSATNFVALDVGSGARARRLMQMLLQHGVFVRMPGVAPLDRCIRVTVGPSAERQAFAKVLGAVLPQLDIGDEIFC, from the coding sequence TTGCCGTTTACGCACATCGTCCGCGCCCTGCCAGCGACCGTTCCCTTTGTGCCGCCCGAGGCATTGGAGCGGGAACAAGAGCAGCCGCTCGCCCTGCGAGTTGGTGCTAACGAGAGCAATTTTGGTATCTCGCCGCGTGCGCGGCAGGCCATGGTAGAGGCGGTGGAGCAAGTGCATTGGTACAACGATCCAGAGGGATACGAGCTGCGCTCGGCGTTGGCGGTGCGGCACGGGGTGGCGCAGGAAGAGGTCGTCCTGGGTGCGGGGATTGACGAACTGTTGGGGCTTTTGGTGCGCCTTTTTGCCGAGCCGGGTGACGCAGTGGTGACGTCGCTGGGGGCCTATCCCACGTTTAACTACCACGTCGAGGGGCACGGGGCGGTGTTGCACAAGGTGCCCTATCGCGCGGATCGGGAGGACTTGCAAGCCCTGTTGGACAAGGTGCGGCAAGTGCGCCCCAAGCTGATCTATGTGGCCAATCCCGACAACCCCATGGGCACCTATCAGCGAGCCGACGAGTTGCGGGATTTTATCGCGGGGTTGCCGCCGGATTGTGTGTTGCTGCTCGACGAGGCGTATATCGACTTCGCGCCGGAGGATGCCCTGTTGCCGCTGGAAGTGGAACGGGCACAGGTGGTGCGGTTGCGGACGTTTTCCAAGGCGCACGGCATGGCTGGGGCCAGGGTCGGCTACGCGCTGGCACACCGCGATGTGGTGGCCGCGCTCGACAAGGTGCGCAATCACTTTGGCGTCAATCGCATCGCCCAGGCCGGGGCACTTGCTTCGCTGGGCGACGATGCGTTCGTGCGTTCGGTGGTGCGGCAAGTAGAGGAAGGCCGACGGGAATACGCGGTGCTGGCGGCGGAATTGGGGCTGCAAACGGTGCCTTCGGCGACTAATTTTGTGGCCCTCGACGTGGGTAGTGGCGCGCGAGCGCGGCGGCTGATGCAGATGCTTTTGCAGCACGGGGTCTTCGTGCGGATGCCGGGCGTGGCTCCGCTCGACCGCTGCATTCGCGTGACCGTGGGGCCATCCGCCGAGCGGCAAGCCTTTGCGAAGGTGTTGGGTGCGGTGTTGCCGCAATTAGATATTGGAGACGAAATCTTCTGTTGA
- a CDS encoding sugar phosphate isomerase/epimerase yields the protein MKYGIRDNMLKAPLEAVFSVAKDIGFDGVEFCVGRDYGENILWEDGGAEKLKGLADAAGVEISSLSPGVFSQFHPALPEAEKCAEGVEILTHVIEACAAVDTRHILVPMFPRDMDAWPDSTWDQLVDGFKALGDVAEEHGVILDLETTFSADQLVMILDRVGSPAVKVYHDTGNTMTRGQDPAEEILKLGSEGVGMIHAKDTDRQALGDGRVDFDSVDAAMREIGYDGYIVLETPSGDDPNADHAKNLAFIKKLGV from the coding sequence GTGAAATACGGTATTCGAGATAATATGTTAAAAGCACCGCTGGAAGCGGTATTTTCAGTGGCGAAGGATATTGGGTTTGATGGGGTGGAGTTTTGTGTTGGGCGAGACTATGGGGAAAATATTTTGTGGGAGGATGGTGGGGCAGAGAAGCTGAAGGGGTTGGCAGATGCGGCGGGTGTTGAGATTTCTTCACTGTCGCCAGGGGTGTTTTCGCAATTTCATCCCGCGTTGCCAGAAGCGGAAAAGTGCGCCGAGGGCGTTGAGATTTTGACGCATGTGATTGAGGCATGTGCGGCGGTTGATACGCGACATATTCTGGTGCCGATGTTTCCACGAGATATGGATGCGTGGCCGGATTCGACATGGGATCAACTGGTGGATGGGTTCAAAGCACTGGGAGATGTTGCGGAAGAACACGGCGTGATTTTGGACCTGGAGACGACGTTTAGCGCAGATCAACTGGTGATGATTTTGGATCGCGTGGGGTCTCCTGCGGTGAAGGTGTATCACGATACGGGCAATACGATGACGCGCGGACAGGATCCGGCTGAGGAAATTTTGAAGCTGGGTAGCGAGGGTGTGGGGATGATTCACGCGAAGGATACGGACCGACAGGCGCTGGGAGACGGGCGCGTGGATTTTGATTCGGTAGATGCGGCGATGCGCGAGATCGGTTACGATGGGTACATTGTTCTGGAGACGCCTTCGGGCGACGATCCAAATGCCGATCACGCGAAGAATCTGGCGTTTATCAAGAAGCTGGGGGTTTGA